From bacterium, a single genomic window includes:
- a CDS encoding zinc ribbon domain-containing protein → MLDEAFPLRGFLLCPQCGRPITGSPSRGKLGKLYHYYHCHTPCKERNRANEVDIAFVQYLSQIKIPGPIAKLYRTVIEDLYSESKNTAAKDTKRIDSELQELEDKLLKIDEKYIDGEISADSYGRLKESLATRKLHFQNQKNNLGITEKEFTSYFDYCMNIFENLDQYYINADIEKKRRFVGSTFPGKIIYQNNQCRTPKIHPALDCIANKINSLENKKLSESFGESHEVVGTGVEPVTSGL, encoded by the coding sequence ATGCTTGATGAAGCTTTTCCGCTTCGCGGTTTCCTTTTATGTCCGCAATGTGGTAGGCCCATAACAGGCAGTCCTTCACGTGGTAAACTTGGCAAACTGTATCACTATTATCATTGCCATACGCCATGCAAAGAACGTAACCGGGCGAATGAAGTGGACATCGCGTTCGTTCAATATCTGTCTCAAATTAAAATCCCTGGGCCGATCGCAAAACTCTATCGAACGGTTATCGAAGACCTCTATTCTGAAAGTAAAAATACAGCCGCTAAAGACACGAAACGTATTGACTCAGAACTTCAAGAACTTGAAGACAAGTTACTCAAAATAGACGAGAAGTACATCGACGGGGAAATAAGCGCGGATTCGTACGGTCGCCTCAAAGAGTCTCTTGCCACGAGGAAGTTACATTTTCAGAATCAGAAAAATAATCTGGGAATTACAGAGAAGGAATTTACGAGTTACTTTGATTATTGTATGAATATCTTTGAGAATCTCGATCAATACTATATCAATGCGGATATTGAGAAAAAGCGTCGGTTTGTGGGTTCGACATTTCCCGGAAAAATCATTTACCAGAATAATCAATGTCGAACCCCAAAAATTCACCCCGCTTTGGATTGTATCGCAAACAAGATTAACAGCTTAGAAAATAAAAAACTCTCCGAGAGTTTCGGAGAGTCCCATGAAGTAGTGGGGACGGGAGTTGAACCCGTGACCTCAGGGTTATGA
- a CDS encoding tetratricopeptide repeat protein, producing MRKNTKNLTFIAFILIVSSCGGSSETVTPTVVKSHAPKDELNELLGLTAKKDSVRKVAVVKKDTVQTTNVVKNLPVNPIDSLLQVIDHLQDEVNGLRIIVEERSLLIDSMRAELSIKDEWLKSGGFKKTLMADTSRKSMDSVKTKKTVAEKKAVKKNTTADPVKKKFDDGVALMKKKSYQKAIAVFEKIIGESSDHALADDSQFQIAECAYLSGDYHQAIVDYQKVFAFGQSDKNASAQLKIGLSYFALNNKPKAKEELEKVIRSYGDSEPAKMAKEYLSKL from the coding sequence ATGAGGAAAAACACGAAAAATCTTACTTTTATCGCCTTCATTCTGATTGTTTCATCCTGTGGTGGAAGCAGCGAAACCGTGACACCGACTGTTGTTAAATCACACGCTCCGAAAGATGAACTCAACGAATTACTTGGGCTTACCGCAAAGAAAGATAGTGTCCGTAAAGTCGCCGTGGTTAAAAAAGATACGGTGCAGACAACGAATGTTGTGAAAAACTTGCCGGTGAATCCTATTGATTCGTTATTGCAGGTGATTGATCATTTGCAAGACGAGGTTAATGGACTGCGGATAATTGTGGAAGAAAGGTCGTTGTTGATCGATTCGATGCGTGCCGAATTATCCATCAAAGACGAATGGCTGAAAAGCGGTGGTTTCAAAAAGACGTTGATGGCCGACACTTCCAGGAAATCGATGGATTCCGTTAAGACTAAAAAAACCGTTGCTGAAAAAAAAGCGGTCAAAAAAAATACAACGGCCGATCCGGTGAAGAAAAAATTTGACGACGGGGTCGCGCTGATGAAGAAAAAAAGTTATCAAAAAGCCATCGCCGTTTTCGAGAAAATTATCGGCGAAAGCAGCGATCACGCATTGGCCGACGATAGCCAGTTTCAAATAGCCGAGTGCGCGTATTTGTCCGGCGATTATCACCAGGCGATTGTCGATTACCAAAAAGTTTTTGCGTTTGGTCAATCCGATAAAAATGCTTCCGCTCAATTAAAAATCGGTCTTTCCTATTTTGCTTTAAACAACAAACCGAAAGCAAAAGAAGAATTGGAAAAAGTCATCCGATCGTATGGCGACAGCGAGCCGGCCAAAATGGCCAAAGAATATCTCAGTAAATTATAA